A single genomic interval of Thiovulum sp. ES harbors:
- a CDS encoding thioredoxin domain protein (PFAM: Protein of unknown function, DUF255) — protein MNRFILLFLTSIALFAGDYEDIEWELDYKDATKVANYQKKPIMVLITTKRCKWCKKMKHKTLSDDSVINRLNENFVTVEVTRREDDYPYKELRARAVPTIYFLSAEGKKIMRPVMGYWNVENFMSYIGKAEKEAMRSAK, from the coding sequence TTGAATAGATTCATTTTACTGTTTTTAACTTCAATTGCTCTTTTTGCGGGAGATTATGAAGATATTGAGTGGGAGCTTGACTATAAAGATGCAACAAAAGTTGCAAACTATCAAAAAAAGCCAATTATGGTTTTAATTACAACAAAGCGGTGCAAGTGGTGTAAAAAGATGAAGCATAAAACTCTTAGTGATGATTCAGTTATTAATCGTTTGAATGAGAATTTTGTTACTGTTGAAGTTACACGACGGGAAGATGATTATCCATACAAAGAGTTAAGAGCAAGAGCAGTTCCAACAATCTATTTTCTTTCAGCAGAGGGAAAAAAGATCATGCGACCAGTTATGGGATATTGGAATGTTGAAAATTTCATGTCTTATATTGGAAAAGCAGAAAAAGAGGCGATGAGGTCAGCAAAATGA
- a CDS encoding rRNA methylase, putative, group 3 (PFAM: SpoU rRNA Methylase family; RNA 2'-O ribose methyltransferase substrate binding~TIGRFAM: rRNA methylase, putative, group 3) gives MIIYGKQPILYLLKNHRDKIEKIFLSKEIDKKIFHQIKDIPIERVDTKKAQGMARGGNHQGFLAQVKEIETLFYGDLIKKNSFVLILHGVTDVGNIGGIIRTAYSLGVEGVIISGIQNISFSGIARSSSGAVFDMPLSIHKNILDILNEAKQIGFKTYGASADGTDVREVEFPEKRVLVVGSEGEGIPNRILKSLNKKVAVSMERDFDSLNVSVATGILIDRMRV, from the coding sequence ATGATAATTTACGGAAAACAACCTATTCTCTATCTTCTTAAAAATCATAGAGATAAAATTGAGAAAATCTTTCTCTCAAAAGAGATTGACAAAAAAATCTTTCACCAAATTAAAGATATTCCAATTGAGAGAGTTGATACAAAAAAAGCTCAAGGAATGGCAAGAGGCGGAAATCATCAAGGTTTTTTAGCTCAAGTCAAAGAGATTGAAACTCTCTTTTATGGAGATTTAATTAAGAAAAATAGTTTCGTCTTGATTCTTCATGGTGTTACAGATGTTGGAAATATTGGTGGAATTATCCGAACGGCATATTCTTTAGGAGTTGAAGGAGTTATTATTTCTGGAATTCAAAATATCTCTTTTTCAGGAATTGCAAGAAGTAGTTCAGGAGCTGTTTTTGATATGCCTCTCTCAATTCACAAAAATATTCTTGATATTTTAAATGAAGCAAAACAGATCGGTTTTAAAACCTACGGTGCTTCTGCTGATGGAACTGATGTTAGAGAAGTTGAATTCCCAGAAAAAAGAGTTCTCGTTGTTGGTAGCGAGGGTGAAGGAATTCCAAATCGTATTTTAAAATCACTCAATAAAAAAGTTGCTGTTTCAATGGAGAGAGATTTTGACTCCTTAAATGTTAGTGTTGCAACTGGTATTTTAAT